The genomic DNA GCTGTAGGCCGCCCGCCACAACATGAAATTGCTCAGCCGGTGTTCGCCGCTGGTGCGCACCACGATGTCTACCGGCGGCACATCCGGCGCGTACAGGTACTGCGCAAAGGACTCTTCGGTGACGGATTCGGGATCCACCCCTTCCGCCAGCAGCCGCCGCGTCGCATCGATGATCTCGCGCTGGCCGCCATAGTTAAAGCAGATACAGAGCGTCGCCTCGGCCAGGTGGGCACTCTTGGTCTCGGCATCATTGATGGCACTCACCAGCTTGTCGCTGAGGCCGTCCTTTATGCCCAGCACCCGGATGCGGATGCCGCGGCGCATATACTCATCAAGGTCAGAGGTGAAGATACGCAGCGTGATCTCCATGATCTTGGCCACCTCGGGCCGCGGCCGCTGCCAGTTCTCGGTCGAGAAGATGTACGTGGAAATGTACGCCACGTCAGCATCCACCAGCTGGAAAATGGCGTCCTTCAGGGCGTTGTACCCGGCGAGATGCCCTTCCCAGGCCGGCAGCCCGAACTGTTTGGCCCAGCGACGGTTGCCATCGGCAATGATGCCGACGTGACGCGGGACGGCTGGTGCAGATTCCTGGTCCATAATCGTCAGTATGAAGGACTCGGCGAGCTGCCGCTTAGACCGTCATAATCTCCTGTTCCTTGGCCTTTGCGACGCCGTCGAGCTTGGATTGGACAGTGTTCATGGTGTCATCAAAACCTTTTTCGATGCGCTTGTAGTCGTCCTCGGTGATTTCTTTGTTGTCCTTGGCGGCCTTGGCGGCCTTGAGGGCATCATGGCGGACATTACGCAGGGCGATGCGGCATT from Candidatus Saccharibacteria bacterium includes the following:
- the uppS gene encoding di-trans,poly-cis-decaprenylcistransferase → MDQESAPAVPRHVGIIADGNRRWAKQFGLPAWEGHLAGYNALKDAIFQLVDADVAYISTYIFSTENWQRPRPEVAKIMEITLRIFTSDLDEYMRRGIRIRVLGIKDGLSDKLVSAINDAETKSAHLAEATLCICFNYGGQREIIDATRRLLAEGVDPESVTEESFAQYLYAPDVPPVDIVVRTSGEHRLSNFMLWRAAYSEFLFIDKFLPDLRSEDVQAIIDAYGGRHRRFGA